The following nucleotide sequence is from Cucumis melo cultivar AY chromosome 1, USDA_Cmelo_AY_1.0, whole genome shotgun sequence.
TTCCTACTATTTCTTTTCAAGCCAAACACTCCATAAAAtcgaaaaaacaaacaaacaaacaaacaaaaacaaaataaataaacttgCTAGAGGACTTTCCCTTTATAGACAGGTTATAGATAAAAAGTTCCAATCTACCGCTGACGCTAGACTATCACATACCTTGGCTTTGGATGTGTCAGTagtctttttcttttgaagCTCCAAGCATTTTTCATTCATGTGACTTGCACTACCAAGTTTGAGCACCTCTGAAACATGCATCAGTAGTGTAAGGAATACAGACACGTGCAAACACATTAGAGAAAAGCCAGGAGATATATGTACCTTCATTGATACAAAAATTCTTCCTAGAACCCAGGCAAATGACATTCAACTCACTTGCAAAGACAGTCTTCCTTAACTCCCTTATAAATTGTGATAGTTGTGAGTGTGTTCGACTACAAAAGTAAACTTTCAACTTTTCTTTATTAGATTCCTCttgttcttcttcatcatcactAGATGAACTGTTTGGAACTCCACTGACCTTCCTCTTTGACTTCCCACTACTAAGAGCCACTTCATCGTCGCTTTCATAATCCTCCACCAAAAACTCTTGATCATCCATCTCCAGACTATCATTTGGAGTCTGCATAttctttttttcccttgtaACAAAATGGTCTTCCTCCTCTTGTGGAAACAAGTTCTGATGATTATTCTTGGAACCTTCTTTCTTATGTCTTCCTAATCCCATTCCAAATTCTTTTAtcttattcttcttctcctGATTGTGATGATCTTGACTTACAACAAACTTCCTCATCCAATCAGGCTCGTCGTCCAAATTAAACTGGCTTTCATTTGGGCTGGTCTTGTCAGGCCCATCTTGTATCTCACCATTCTGTTTCTTCCTTTGGTCAGCCAACCACTGTAAAGCGCCACATATGATGCTTAGAGTTTTTCCCGTACCTACAGCAGCAGAATAAATTTCAATcaagaaatagaaagaaaatatttcttttcctaaagaggaaaaaattaaataattttttgcTTAAACTGAATTCTCACTAGCAAATACCCTCGAGTTTTACAAACACTGCAAATTGCTCAAATGCAACTACTTTTATCCCAATTCTTCATCTCAAGAAATGCCGCATTTCCTCCATCCACTCAAATTTCTGATCTAACAACAGTATAAATTTATCCAACAATAAAGCAAAAGACATACATCGAATCCTATACTTCAAGCTCAAGCATTGTTCTAATTAGTATAGAGATAAATTCACCCAGACTCGGAATGGGATCCTACATTTCTCAAGTAAGATCGTTGGTGAACGTCTACAAtcgtaaggattcaaatatcagGAAACCACAACTGAGCATCATAACCCAGTAATAATAGGTAACAGTAATGAAAAAGGAATCTCGTAACGTATGAAACAGGAGCGACAAATGCTGTTCGAGTTTCATTCCATTCCCCATCCCAAAAATACTTAACCAAACCAAAAGCTACCGATGAAACTAAGAAATAGAAAGAAGAAGACGTAACCAGTGGGGCTTTCAAGCATGGAGATTCCGCCTTTGTTGAGATATTTGTACAGCGCCTTCATGAAATCCAACTGGATCGAGTAGGGCTTGTACGGAAATGCCGGAAATTCGGGTTCCGTTTCGTGTATTCTCTCCATCTTCTTCGATTCACGGTCTCAGTCGGCAGCCCAACCCTTTCGCGCCTTTTCTCTATCAGTTTTATTCAGTTGCCGTAGGGCGCGAAGCCGTATTTATACACAATGTTGTTTCAAGTAAAATTGCCTTAAAAGTGCAAAGGTCAATTTTCATCTTTAATGATATCAACTAACCAACCCCCATTTGGGTTGTGTCTAATAGaattattacaaattaaattcaactcACAATCTCTTTATTAGATATTgaaattatgttttttaaatCCTTATCAATATAAATCTAATGTTTTTTTTACGAATGTAACTATTTATTATATAAACACGACACCTAATTAAGTCGGtgtaaatttcaaattaaaaattatttgaaaattatttgtgCTAAAAGTGTAAATATctataattataataatcaaAATTCTAAACTTATATAGATGCACACGCACAAAGTATCGTTGCGAAGACATGAAGGtttctcttttcatattttgATAGTCTACAATATTACACGACAAGCTTTACCCTTTCGTGGTTGGTGATATCAGTGCACTAAAAATTAGCTTGAATATCACTTTAAGTCATTATTGTTGTTAATATAGATCATTCGTTTTTTTACGATGTTTGTTTGTGGTTGGTTCTTTGTTAACTTATAGAAAACTAATAAAAGTCGGGTGCAACTTTTTATCAAATAAGGAAAAAGTACATCGCTTTAAAAAATAGTTCAATATTTCGAaataaaaattgttaaaatgaatacttttttttttggataaatattcaatattagAGATATGGTGTATTTATTGGGAGTTGGAAATTCAAATCACAAACTTTTTAGTTACTAATACACTTTAATGTCAGTTAAAAGTAAATTCAGACtacattttaataatttatccAAACATTGTTAAATCTTAGTTTTACATTATAATCCTCTCAAGAGTGATCAAAGTGAAGTTAATACATAGGATTAACATAGAAAATAAATGGcttaattaatcaaaatatatttcATCCACCAAAAGTGAAATTCATTACAAAATGGACTAAATCGAACTAATGGGCCAACCGACCCAATTTAAAGTGGGCTGGAAACTTCTAAAGCTTTGAATATTGGGCCGGTCCAACTTTCTCAAAAAGTGGGCCGCTTCATCAACAGTTTAGAAACTGAAGCTCAAACCCTAAACGGTGTATTTCGGTCATATAAAAGAGCCATTTTCCTTACTGCTATCCCCATAGCCAAACTGCAGAGAGAATTCTTCCTCCCTAGGGTTTCTTCGTCCTGCATCAATGGTACCTCTTTTCacctttcctttcttcattgaTTTACTCGTATGCGTAGTTGGTTTCATCACTGTATTCTTGTTCGATTAATTTACAGGGAAAGGGTACGGGCAGTTTCGGTAAGAGGAGGAACAAGACCCATACTCTCTGTGTACGGTGCGGCCGCCGCAGCTTCCATCTTCAGAAGAGTCGTTGTGCAGCATGTGCTTTTCCGGCTGCTCGCAAGCGCAAATGTGAGTGATATCCATTTTTCTGCATTTTCGTCAAGCTTCTTTTTACTTAGATTGATCTAAATCGGATGTTCAACTCGTGTTTAATTTGATTCAATGTGTGGCTGCTTTGGATTTGTTTAGTGAACATTCTGTGTATACAGTAGTTAGTAGTTAGTATTGAGGTGCTATCCATGAACGGGGAGGCTAAAGTATGTGTGATAATTGATGAGATTCGTTCTTTTGGTGATGTAATATGACTTCACGAGACGTTTGTATGGGTTGTAGTGTTCCATGGTTTGTGGATTGGTTTTGATTGCTTTCTTTGGCTTTGGGCTTTGTTTAGATAACTGGAGTGTGAAGGCAATTAGAAGAAAGACAACTGGAACTGGAAGGATGAGGTACTTGCGCCATGTTCCGCGTAGATTCAAGAGCGGCTTCAGAGAGGGTATGATGATATTGTGttcattatttattaatatCAGAGCATAGGTTTTGTTATATCTAATCTTACTTCCCCATTTACATTGAGCTCGTTTTTATTGACTTTTTGAGTGTTTATGAACTGTTTGATTGCCCTTGCAAACACTCGAAGTCAATTCAAACACACCCATCATTTATTTTGGGTTTTAATACCAATTTTTAACAATACTCTGACCGAAATGTTTTGGGTTTGTGGTTAGGTACTGAAGCTGCACCCAGGAATAAAGGAGCTGCAGCATCAGCGTAAGGTTTTGGAAGAAAGTTCAATTTAATTTCAGTACCCACCTATAGTTTTCAGTAGGGGTTTTACTCATCTGAGAATCATTtcatataattttgtttttctagtTTTTGGCTTTTTATGATTTAGTTGAACGATCGCTGTTTCTTTAAAATGTACTGTTTCTTTAAAATGTATTGTTTGAATTTTGGACAAACGACGAATCAGATTGTTCGTATTCTGCTACTTGCTTCTGCATTTTCCAGTATGTTCTATTACCTACTCCTATTCGTTCCAAAGTTGTGCATCTTTTGGGAGAATCGTTGTCAAATCACTAGAATGAATTTGGGTCATCTTGAGGTTTTAATCATGGCGAAAAGAGATGGTCGGATAGTAGAAAATCTGTTTTCTCAAAGGTAGTTTGAATACAATACACTTCAAGGTgggagacatttttaatttttagctACAATGGTTTGCGTTATTTTTGTACTTCAACGAATCGGTAATTTTAGGAATATCCAGTTCGGACATTTATTAAggaatttcatttcttttataaCAATGACTGCTCTATTGATGCAACTTCGAGCTAACCCGCTGTGCGAAATAGGGAGAAGGGGTGTGTGTATGATATATCAACTTAAAATTTATCATAATTGCGATTGTATCGTAACCATTGGTTTTATGATTGTAAACTTAAAATTTTATGATTGTAAACTCGTAACCATTGGTTTTCAAATGAATTACCAAATTGCTTGATAAACACTCCTGATGGAGGAGAAAAAATTTGAATCAATGACAACCAAACCAACCCTTCCAAAATGGCAATCACCTCAAATGCGAACAAATTTACACTATACAAACCACCACAACGGAAAGTTGTTAATGCTgcacaaaaacaaaaatgggGGAAGAAGACATTTCAGATGTGGGATAGCCTGTAGAAGGGAATAAATACTACAATTTCCAAAATGGGGGCCAGTAGACTCTAAACTGCAGAAACAAAAATGTAGTTGCCGCAAA
It contains:
- the LOC103500584 gene encoding 60S ribosomal protein L37-3-like, with protein sequence MGKGTGSFGKRRNKTHTLCVRCGRRSFHLQKSRCAACAFPAARKRKYNWSVKAIRRKTTGTGRMRYLRHVPRRFKSGFREGTEAAPRNKGAAASA